CAGTGGCTTCCTTGGCAGCGCTCTCAGACTTCCTGGATTTCAGCAAGGAGCCCAAGTCCCTCCAGGAGAAGTTTCTCTATGCAGCAGCTTTCTCTCCCCGGCCTTCAGGAGAGCTTCTCCAGCTCGTCTTAGTGAGTATGGACATCTCCCTCTGTCTCTTCCCTGAGggttctgcagctgggatggatCCACACACCATGGAACAAGGAAAAGGTTTCTGTAGAAATTGATTTTCCTGATCATGGGAGTGTTTTATGTGCATTTAATGGGACACTGGTGATGGGAGTGGGTGCTCCTCAGAGGAAGagaattcagcagaaaatgCTTTGTATCAGTgcattagagaaaataaaatcttaatttcgAGCCACAAATTATGCACGGCCTCCTTCAAGGCAGGTAAGAACTAGTTTTTCCTTACTTGCTTAAGAAATGCATTGAGATAAGAGGTAAAACATactccttctctttttttggggtgttttttccccctcatttcttttttccaggacaAGCTGGATGGGAAGCAGCTGGCACCTGAGATCTGGGAGACAGGAATAATTGCTGTGGGCTCTCTGGTGGgcaagctgtgccagcagaagCTCTGTGGCCTGCAGGTGGGTCCTCTGCAATCCCTCACAGTCGGTTTTTTGGGACATTCCCCCAATTCCAGGGGTGCCCAGAATATCTCCCGTCCCTCACCTCACTCTCCTCCTGCAAATCCCGAGCAGGTGGTGGAGCGTGGGGTGGAAACCATCCTCAGGGGGCTCAGAGGTGCCGAGGAGGAGCCCTTGGTGGTCATTTacctgctggccctggggaaTGCGATGCTCCCTGAGACCATCCCCACCCTCCTGGACCACGCCGAGGACGGTCCCACAGCCGTCACGGCCGCGgccacctctgccctgcagcGATTCCCCGCTCCCCACATCTCCAGCAAGGTAGGAGAGGAGCTTGGtgctcccctccccacacaAAGCCAAGCTGTTGGGGTGTATTTGCACTCTTTTAATTACCCCTTCTCATCAGGTGAAGCAAGTGATGAGGAGGATTTTCCACCAGAAGAGGAAGAGTTATGACAAAATCTGTCGCCTGGCCGCTGCCGAAATCCTCCTGGATAACCACCCCTTGTCCATGGATGTCATCAACATCCTGCTGGCCACCAGCGAGATGGAGACAGAGATGGCCACGTTCCTGCTGCTGAAAGTCCAGAACAGCCTGCGTGACCACCACCATGTGGCAAAGTAGGGCTTGAGGGGACGGGtgcatttttccctctgctctacatcaccttttttccctcctcctccacaaTCCAGCTGTGGATTTTGGACCAACACATCTTTGAAGTGTGCTGACGTCACTTTGTGGAGGCTGCCTGGACATTCCTGGAGTAACAAAAGGGATGCAGATGCCACACAGCCTGGCAAAACCTGAAGTTCCTTGTCATCCTGCCCCGTGGCAGTGGGACCCAGGCTTGTGGTTTCAGCAGAATCCTTGCAGCTCTGACTCCCAGGGCACTGCACAATTTGTACCTGCATTTATCTTCCTGTCTGCACAGAACAAAGCAAGCACTCACATTTGTCTGAGCTAGgcaaaagctgcacaaaaaTATCTGCCAAGTGCAAAAATaagacagaggaaaaggaaattccAGGGTAGCCTATGtctaatgcttttattttttactcaCACTGCTCTGGGCAGTCAGCAACCATGGGAAATACTTTGGCAAATTATACTTCCTTCTGTCAGTGATCACtgactttttccctttcctctctcccagtGCTGACAtatcctcttcctctcttttccaggaAGATAATGAAAGACATCATGGGAGACCCACAGATAAATAATTACAATTTCTTCTCTAAAGTCGGCATCTCCTCTTCTTTCTCGGGACCTCTGACAGGTGACAGCGCAGAGGACACTGatcccctgctcccctcagagGGTTAAAGGAGGGGTTGGTGGGAAAAGGCAGCTTCCAGAGGAGGCTTCAGGTCTATAGAATGCCCCAATATCTCAGGGAGGTGTCTGAGAATGTCCCACCACCTGAGAGATGAACATACCCTTCTCTAACACAAActtttcccaaatcctgctggttTGAAAGAGGAGCTTCAGCTGGAGATGAAACCAACAGCAGATTGCTGGTGGGAGTTTCTGTGCTTTCCCTGACAAGTCAAGGTGTTTCACTCCATTCCTCAGTTCCTTTTGTATTTGTAATAAGATCTTCAAAGAGGAGGATTCTTGTACTgagatttaaaagaaagaatcaAACTTCAGAGACTGCAAAAAGCAGCACTTGCTAAATATCTGCTGAATTCTTTGTCCCTCAGCTCTTATTTCTGTCCCTCTTCAAATTAGCTCAGTCTggccctgccagggaggaaaaaaaaccaaacaataacCTTGCAATGCTAAATCATTTGAGAACTGCAAGAATGAAAGGAGAAGATGCAGGATGGTACcacaggtttgggttggaagggaccttgaagatctTCCTGTTACAACCCCCCTTCCACCAGTCACCCAGGGGTGCTCATGGGCATCTCTCTGCCTTTCAGTCACCCAGGACCTGACTTCCACTTTTGGGCTGGACCTGCTGTTTTTGGAGGGTGGATTCCTGAGGAAGAGCGTCTCCGActtctccctgctcagccacGGCCAGCGGCTTCGTGCAGCTCAGGTGCCAGCAgaagaggggctggagggggtgACAACACCAACCCAGTGGTgccactgctgtccctgtgtcccctctaAACCTCCTTGTGGTGCTTcacctctgtgctcagctcGTCCTGTGTCAGAAACAGGCAAATTCCCAAATCACCAGTGTGAAACCAGACACTCCTGCTCTGGAGAAGGGAGCCCCCTGCtatcccccccaaaaaacagagGATGCAGCTCTGATACCTCTGGCTGCTCAGGGATGGCTTGGATGCCTCATCCAAGTCACCCCATCGCTGTGGAGTGCTCCAGAGGGTCCCTCCACTTCTGTCTCCCAGGTCACCTTTGAAGCACAAGGGATGGAGTCCATGATGGGAGAGAACCTCTcggaaggggaagaggagccAGAGCTCATGGCTGGGATGTCAGCCACCTTCTTTGACGTCCAGTTGCGGCCAGTTGTCTTCTTCCAGGGATACACAGACCTAATGGCCAAGGTCCTGCTGAGCAGTGGAGAGCCCACCAGCGTGGTCAGAGGGAACCTCCTGCTGATGGACCATCACCAGGTACCGGGTGGGGGGGAAGCAGCAAGCTGTCTCCACACCACGTCCCAGTGAATCCAATGAAATGAGCCTGTGGGTGTTACACACCACAGAAACAGATCTAAGAGCGAGGTGGCACTGCCAGATGTGTCTTGGGGTTGGCAAGGCAGCAGGATGGCTTGTTCTGCTGCGGGAGACCCGTGGCTGGAGTTGGGACAGACGTTCCCAGCAGCCACAAGGCCCTGCTGGTATCAGCCACTCATCCAGGAGCAGTGCCTGGTCACAGGAAGCTGTGCCTTTTCCATCTTCCAGGTCATTCCTCTGCAGTCTGGGCTCCAAGTGACCGTCAAACTCCAgggtgggctggggctggacaTTTCAGCAGACATGGACGTGAGCGtttgggagcaggagctgaaaaCCAGCGTCAGTGCAAGGTCAGCAGGCAGGAAACAGCTTGGCTCTGGGAGTGGGGATACCCTGGGGGTGAGGGTGGatttccacagctccctgctcttcTGCTGGTGGGTCCAGCCTTTCCTGGTGGTCACACACACGTTTTCCATGGCCAGACCTCTAATTAAGGTGTTTATGGAGTTGTTTGGTGCCCAGTGCCAGCCACTGCTCTGTGACCAGACCCTGCCCGCTTTTCTCTCCCAGGGGAAGCCTTGCCATGGATTTCCAGGCAGAACTGGATTCCCCTTTCCTCCAAGCCACCCTGAGGAGCCAGACAGAGGTGGAGACCTCGATTCACTTCGACACCAAGCTGAGGTTTTCCAGCAGCCCCGTGCTCATGTGCCTGCAGCTGAGAGAGGAACAGGTCCCCTACAGGTAGTCCCTGGGTACAGCCAGATCCTGCAGGAACACCCTGGTGGGCTTGAGACAAAGGAGAACTTCTTGGGAAGAGGAGAGAATTAATGGTTGCAGTTATTGGGTCAGAATTGGTAGGGACGGGCACCACAAGTTCCTGACATGGGTGGAAGAACCATCCGTATGACCATCAGGAGATGTTGACTGGGCTGGTCTGGGAGGAGAAGGATGAGATCCACCAGCACCACAGCCTCCTGACCATCCTGCTGTCACTTTGCCCCACAGAGAAGTCTTCACAGTTTCCCAGTCTGCtgggagccagagcagcactgctcgGAAAGGCCGGCGTGGCACCGTGCCCGGGAGGGAATTTGCCTTGCACCAAACCAATTCCAAGGTCTGCAACCTCCTGCTGACTGCAGAAAAAGAGTAAGGAGTCAGAGCACTTCGGGATTCTCCTCCACAGCCAACTTTGAGTTAGAAAGATGCTGGAATAAGGACATCAGAAGGGACCACAGGGGGAACTGCTGAAGAACAGACACACCCCTTGCCTCCAAACCTGCCCTCACAACCCAAAGGCTGAAATTTACCCCTCCTGGGCTCCCCCCTTCATGGGGAAGGGCCCTGCTGGAAGCCAAGCTTTTCCTCATGAAAAACAACCTTATTTTGCAAGTGAATGAGTTTCTGAGAGCCCAAGAAACCCTCCTGAAAGACTGCATCCCAAAATGCCACGTTTTCTCCCCATTTATTGAAGCTGTCAGGAGGGGATACATCTACAGCCAGCTTGAAGTCCCCAGTGAAGGGAGTAAATCACCTTCCTTGGCTGGGAGGTTGGCCTCCCAAGCTGAATTGTTATcatccaccaccaccacccaaCTTCTCTAGCACTGGAAGGAGATCagtgaggaaaaagcagcatttctccaTTCCTTCCTGATAATAATGTGCCTTGGAagtatttttagcttttttttttttgcttttttttttttttttgtgtgtgtgtgttacaaAACAAGTTTTTTAGGACAGAAAAGAGGGATAtggaacatattttttaaaattatgagcCTGAAATGTTAGCACTGAGTCTCCTGGCTGAGTGGAGGAAACTTGCCTGGTGTTCCATCTGGAGACACCAACTACAGGCACTTTGGTTATGTACAGAAATAAATGccatgtatttttatattgtctCTGTTTGACTCTTAATTTTCCTGGACACATGgatgggaagaagggagaggtACTTTCAGCAAGAACCTGTTTTCTAGGTCTGTATTTATGGTgctccctttcctctttctcctcatttctaacctcccctggcacagcttgaggctgtttcctcttgtttctttttacctggcagcagagcccgacccccctggctgtcccctcctgtcagggagttgtgcagagccagaaggttcccctg
The sequence above is a segment of the Parus major isolate Abel chromosome 6, Parus_major1.1, whole genome shotgun sequence genome. Coding sequences within it:
- the LOC107206519 gene encoding microsomal triglyceride transfer protein-like, which gives rise to MNPQAVWGCFSLLCFSLLRAAKGNLQLLSFQPRTLYQYRYSLDVQLHHTSTPSPWGAWLQAETLIHLHRLWRDQGGEELLQVQIRDLKVQHQPEEERGQDSTGGSPVEIALSPEARAELQQPVFISWNSGKVKAFYGNGAENILISNLKRGIISLFQLQPHAGTTVEEDASGSCQVTYTVSNHSITKTKDLLSCSKPKSGFTSINKIFGVEWQPSSRSQYVVKDNLLQSVLAEESHVLAPALRSCSGIKISSRQQLQLVSPAMPGPAEVSGHSLKDVLAGMEAQPQPLGMASLPFRRVCTHCPSLRAFLKDFDGRRVKTDTSKAATTWQFQRFIQMLRSAKKRDVLQLLRRAPEETRPFLVEAAVATQSVASLAALSDFLDFSKEPKSLQEKFLYAAAFSPRPSGELLQLVLDKLDGKQLAPEIWETGIIAVGSLVGKLCQQKLCGLQVVERGVETILRGLRGAEEEPLVVIYLLALGNAMLPETIPTLLDHAEDGPTAVTAAATSALQRFPAPHISSKVKQVMRRIFHQKRKSYDKICRLAAAEILLDNHPLSMDVINILLATSEMETEMATFLLLKVQNSLRDHHHVAKKIMKDIMGDPQINNYNFFSKVGISSSFSGPLTVTQDLTSTFGLDLLFLEGGFLRKSVSDFSLLSHGQRLRAAQVTFEAQGMESMMGENLSEGEEEPELMAGMSATFFDVQLRPVVFFQGYTDLMAKVLLSSGEPTSVVRGNLLLMDHHQVIPLQSGLQVTVKLQGGLGLDISADMDVSVWEQELKTSVSARGSLAMDFQAELDSPFLQATLRSQTEVETSIHFDTKLRFSSSPVLMCLQLREEQVPYREVFTVSQSAGSQSSTARKGRRGTVPGREFALHQTNSKVCNLLLTAEKE